The Longimicrobium sp. DNA window TGGCGATGTCGGCCGGGTGATTGTCGGCCAGGCTCAGCTCGCCCACGCGGTCGCGCAGGTCCTTGGCGGTCTCATCGAAGTCGCCGATCGCGTCGAGCACCTGCTCGCGCTCGCGCAGCAGACGGTTCTCGATGGCCCTGCGCTGTTCTTCCTGAAGCATCGGGGGTTGCGGTCCGGGTTAGGTTGTCGGCGGCCCAGTGCCGCGCGTGCCGCCGGCGCGCACCGTCAATCTCCGTGCCTGTCCCGTGACCGACACCGGTTCCGCAGTGACCGAACCCCGTCCCCCGCTCCTGGGGTACCTTCCCGGCCTGGCGCTTTCCGCCACGCTGGCCGCCGCCGCGTGGGCGCTGCAGGAGGTGGAGGTGCGGGTCACGGGGCACGCCGTGGTCGAGGCGCTGGTGCTGGCCATCCTGCTGGGGATGATGGTGCGCACCTTCTGGAAGCCGGGCGCGCGGTGGGAGCCGGGAATCTCGCTGACGGCCAAGCAGGTGCTGGAGATCG harbors:
- a CDS encoding putative sulfate exporter family transporter yields the protein MTEPRPPLLGYLPGLALSATLAAAAWALQEVEVRVTGHAVVEALVLAILLGMMVRTFWKPGARWEPGISLTAKQVLEI